In Xylanivirga thermophila, a single genomic region encodes these proteins:
- a CDS encoding 2-phosphosulfolactate phosphatase, with the protein MTVDVYPTRDSVIEKEIKDKVVVVVDVLRATSTIITALYNGCKEVIPVMDIEEAMVMTKNYERDAFLLGGERNAVKIEGFDLSNSPLEYTRDKVEGNTIIFTTTNGTKAIKQAGDAKKVLIGSIINADALCGALLDLDADVAFVCAGTEGRFSLDDIIAVGAIISRLKSKGAQLSLDDLAMVCLYLYESNKSSLHDILKDTYHYKRLLEEGFTDDLKYCLTPNRAPIVPMYKDGVIKNIY; encoded by the coding sequence ATGACAGTAGATGTATACCCGACGAGGGATAGTGTAATCGAGAAGGAAATAAAGGATAAAGTGGTGGTAGTAGTGGATGTTTTAAGGGCTACTAGTACTATCATAACCGCCCTTTATAACGGTTGCAAAGAGGTAATTCCGGTTATGGATATAGAAGAGGCCATGGTTATGACCAAAAACTATGAACGGGATGCTTTTTTGCTAGGCGGGGAGAGAAATGCGGTAAAGATAGAGGGTTTTGATCTGTCGAATTCTCCACTTGAATATACCAGGGACAAGGTGGAAGGCAATACCATAATATTTACTACCACCAATGGGACAAAGGCCATAAAACAGGCGGGAGATGCAAAAAAGGTATTGATAGGTTCCATTATAAATGCCGATGCACTATGTGGTGCTCTTTTGGATTTGGATGCTGATGTTGCATTTGTATGTGCAGGTACGGAAGGCCGTTTTTCCTTGGATGATATAATAGCGGTAGGAGCTATTATAAGCCGTTTAAAGTCAAAGGGTGCACAACTTTCTTTGGATGATTTGGCAATGGTTTGCCTTTATTTATATGAATCCAATAAATCTTCACTGCATGATATCTTAAAGGATACATATCACTATAAAAGATTGTTGGAAGAGGGATTTACAGATGATTTAAAATATTGCTTAACTCCAAACAGGGCCCCTATTGTGCCCATGTATAAGGACGGCGTTATAAAAAATATATATTGA
- the metG gene encoding methionine--tRNA ligase produces MSDKKTFYITTPIYYPSDKLHIGHSYTTVAADAMARFKRLTGYDVMFLTGTDEHGQKIEKIAKAKGVTPKAYVDHIVDGIKKLWNMMDISYDDFIRTTDKRHEVVVQKIFKKLYDQGDIYKGEYKGWYCTPCESFWTERQLEDGKCPDCGRDVELVREEAYFFKLSKYQQPLIDYIKSHDEFIQPQSRQNEMINNFLKPGLEDLCVSRTSFKWGIPVTFDKDHVIYVWVDALSNYITALGFMTDDDSKYKKYWPADVHLVGKEIVRFHTIIWPAMLMALDLPLPRQVFGHGWLILEGGKMSKSKGNVVDPVVLIDRYGSDAIRYFLLREVPFGSDGVFSNEALVNRINSDLANDLGNLLSRTIAMIDKYFDGIIPAPAVEEDVDKDLKAVALDAPKRVEEMMDALQISNALSEIWKLVSRTNKYIDETVPWVLAKDEDKKDRLKTVMYNLAESLRFISVLISPFMIHTPVEMQRQLGIKEAHNMTWDSLQAFGAIKPGTEVHRGDVIFPRLDMEKEIEHLTQVQKKAKDIDNKQVKKDTENVQEKDNKTDYITIDEFDKIQLRVAKIVEAEKVKKADKLLKLQLELGDEKRQVVSGIAKYYEPSELIGKKVVLVANLKPVKLRGEKSEGMILAASDDEDNLVLVTVDGNIESGSFIS; encoded by the coding sequence ATGTCAGATAAAAAAACGTTTTATATCACAACCCCCATATATTATCCAAGTGACAAGTTGCATATAGGTCATTCATATACTACGGTAGCAGCCGATGCCATGGCTAGGTTTAAAAGACTTACTGGCTATGATGTGATGTTTTTGACAGGTACGGACGAACATGGACAAAAGATAGAAAAGATTGCTAAAGCCAAGGGTGTTACTCCAAAGGCGTATGTGGATCATATAGTGGATGGTATCAAAAAATTATGGAATATGATGGATATATCATATGATGATTTTATACGTACTACGGACAAGAGACATGAAGTGGTGGTACAAAAGATATTTAAGAAGCTCTATGATCAGGGGGATATATACAAGGGTGAATATAAGGGTTGGTATTGTACCCCATGTGAATCATTCTGGACAGAGAGACAGCTTGAAGACGGCAAATGCCCAGATTGTGGCCGGGATGTGGAACTTGTAAGGGAAGAGGCGTACTTTTTTAAACTCTCAAAATACCAACAACCCCTTATAGATTATATTAAATCCCATGATGAATTTATACAACCCCAATCCAGACAAAATGAGATGATAAATAACTTCTTAAAACCCGGTTTGGAGGATCTTTGTGTATCTCGTACTTCATTTAAATGGGGTATACCGGTAACATTCGATAAGGATCATGTAATATATGTATGGGTTGATGCCCTCTCTAACTATATTACTGCATTAGGTTTTATGACCGATGATGACAGTAAGTATAAAAAATATTGGCCGGCAGATGTTCATCTCGTAGGTAAGGAGATAGTAAGATTTCATACCATTATATGGCCTGCAATGCTCATGGCCCTTGATTTGCCACTTCCTAGACAGGTATTTGGGCATGGTTGGCTCATACTTGAAGGGGGTAAGATGTCAAAATCCAAGGGTAATGTGGTGGATCCTGTAGTCCTTATAGACCGATATGGTTCAGATGCCATAAGATATTTTCTATTGAGGGAAGTGCCCTTTGGTTCCGATGGCGTATTTTCAAATGAAGCGCTAGTAAATCGTATAAATTCTGATTTGGCAAACGATCTGGGAAATCTATTGAGCCGTACTATTGCCATGATAGATAAATATTTTGACGGTATTATACCTGCTCCCGCCGTTGAGGAAGATGTGGATAAGGATTTAAAGGCCGTTGCCCTTGATGCACCTAAGCGAGTAGAAGAGATGATGGATGCTTTGCAGATAAGTAATGCCTTATCTGAGATATGGAAATTAGTATCCCGAACCAATAAGTATATAGATGAAACCGTGCCGTGGGTACTAGCAAAGGATGAAGATAAAAAGGATAGGCTTAAGACTGTAATGTATAATCTGGCAGAGTCATTGAGGTTTATATCGGTACTCATATCCCCTTTCATGATCCATACTCCGGTAGAGATGCAAAGGCAACTGGGTATAAAAGAGGCACATAATATGACCTGGGATAGCCTACAGGCTTTTGGAGCTATAAAGCCTGGGACAGAGGTGCATAGGGGAGATGTCATATTCCCAAGACTTGATATGGAAAAGGAGATAGAGCATTTGACACAGGTTCAGAAAAAAGCTAAGGATATAGATAATAAACAAGTTAAAAAAGATACGGAAAATGTTCAAGAAAAGGATAATAAAACGGATTATATTACCATTGACGAGTTTGATAAAATACAATTAAGGGTAGCAAAAATTGTGGAAGCTGAAAAAGTAAAAAAGGCTGACAAGCTTTTGAAGCTACAACTAGAACTTGGGGACGAAAAACGTCAGGTAGTTTCTGGGATTGCAAAATATTATGAGCCGTCAGAGCTAATTGGTAAGAAGGTAGTATTGGTAGCCAATCTAAAGCCAGTAAAGCTTCGTGGGGAGAAATCGGAAGGAATGATACTTGCAGCCTCCGATGACGAGGATAATCTGGTTTTGGTTACAGTGGATGGTAATATAGAAAGTGGCAGCTTTATAAGCTGA
- a CDS encoding TatD family hydrolase, with protein MYFDSHAHLDDEKFDEDRHEVIEGLKKRGICGVIDPGDSIDSSKKAVELAEEYDFIYAAVGIHPHEAGEVKDEDMDILASMASHPKVVAIGEIGLDYYYDFSPKDRQKEEFINQIELAYRLDLPIIIHDRDAHGDMVDIIKDHRDMIKGGVMHCFSGSWELAKVFMDYGFYIALGGSVTFKNARRPVEVAQNIPLDRLLIETDSPYMTPVPYRGQRNDPGYVSLVAQRIGELRNMNGEDIGYITAQNIPKAFPKVSTPIQS; from the coding sequence ATGTATTTTGATAGTCATGCCCATCTGGATGATGAAAAATTTGATGAAGATAGACATGAAGTGATAGAAGGCCTAAAAAAACGTGGCATATGCGGGGTGATAGATCCGGGGGATTCCATTGATAGCTCCAAAAAGGCAGTTGAGCTTGCAGAGGAGTATGATTTTATATATGCAGCAGTGGGTATACACCCCCATGAGGCGGGAGAAGTAAAGGACGAAGATATGGATATTCTCGCCTCTATGGCTAGCCATCCTAAAGTGGTGGCCATAGGTGAGATAGGCCTTGATTATTATTATGATTTTTCACCTAAGGATAGGCAAAAAGAAGAATTTATAAATCAAATAGAGCTTGCATATCGTTTAGACCTCCCTATAATAATACATGACAGGGATGCCCATGGTGATATGGTGGATATAATAAAAGACCATAGGGATATGATAAAGGGTGGCGTTATGCATTGCTTTTCAGGTAGTTGGGAACTGGCTAAAGTATTTATGGACTATGGGTTTTATATAGCCCTTGGAGGATCAGTCACCTTTAAAAATGCTAGGCGACCGGTAGAAGTGGCACAAAATATTCCCCTTGATCGCCTATTGATTGAGACCGATAGTCCCTATATGACCCCTGTGCCATATAGAGGGCAGAGAAATGACCCGGGATATGTATCACTGGTAGCCCAAAGGATAGGTGAGCTAAGGAATATGAATGGGGAAGATATTGGATATATAACGGCTCAAAATATCCCCAAGGCTTTTCCTAAGGTTTCTACCCCGATTCAATCTTAG
- a CDS encoding TatD family nuclease-associated radical SAM protein — protein MDNIYVYQLGDSLYVNLTNRCTNRCSFCVRNEDGDKIGGYDLWLEKEPTAEEIIKLIEDPIKYDEIVFCGYGEPTIKLDEIIEVAKWIKGKGGTTRINTNGQANLYHGYNVVPKLKGLIDTVSISLNAKNAKEYEEVCHSDYGEEGFYGMLDFARECSKVIPNVVLSVVDILPEEDIEACRRIAEDVGATLRVREMIK, from the coding sequence ATGGATAATATTTATGTATATCAGCTAGGGGATTCCCTTTATGTAAATTTGACCAACAGATGTACCAATAGATGTAGCTTTTGCGTAAGAAATGAAGACGGTGACAAGATTGGAGGATATGATCTTTGGCTTGAGAAGGAACCTACAGCAGAGGAGATCATAAAGCTTATAGAGGATCCCATTAAGTATGATGAAATAGTTTTCTGTGGTTACGGGGAACCGACTATAAAGCTAGATGAAATTATAGAGGTAGCCAAATGGATAAAGGGAAAAGGTGGTACAACAAGGATAAATACCAATGGACAAGCCAATCTATACCATGGATATAATGTGGTGCCCAAATTAAAGGGGCTGATAGATACCGTATCTATCAGCCTTAATGCCAAAAATGCAAAGGAATATGAAGAGGTTTGCCATTCTGATTATGGAGAGGAAGGCTTCTATGGTATGCTTGACTTTGCTAGGGAGTGTAGTAAGGTTATCCCAAATGTAGTATTATCTGTAGTGGATATACTACCTGAGGAAGACATAGAAGCATGTAGAAGGATAGCCGAGGATGTAGGCGCTACATTAAGGGTACGTGAAATGATAAAATAA
- a CDS encoding penicillin-binding transpeptidase domain-containing protein, producing the protein MKKLYILLLCMVLILTSCSQQSPIDSSKAFVEQWKNGKYDDMYGLLSESSKGKISKEDFTSRYNKIFSAIGLKDMEQTFGEEMVEKDTAYIPVDITFHTNTISSFKQSYTIPLVKEKSGWKIDWSTKLIFPSLEDDEGVYIEEVRPKRGSILDRYQNAMALDGEAYTVGAVPGSIPDKEEFAKNLGSIIEVTPDYILKQLSQKWVKDDTFVPLKSYPINISDEFKNQILAVKGVKLSSKHIITRQYPYEDTAAHITGYVQKANKEDMEKHPERGYDENSLIGRSGIERSMNDILSGKKGYTIYIKDKDKKKKSDIAKLDVEHGDNVVLSIDGELQTLSSKLLDGQKGSIVVLQPITGEVLTMASNPSYDPNPFPLGISSSQWEALSNNEDKPFVNRAISAYTPGSTLKPFIAAMGLTEGAITPHTIVEEAKNTTWRPSDEWGDRAIHRTPHPDGPVNLRNAIVWSDNIYFAWTALNLGGPNIEKYAKLYSFGVDVPFPLQVAPSQIKKGASPWIEPLVADTGYGQGEVLISPLQLASMYTVFSNNGSMVWPKLVNKTTDSEENIKSSFGRNMARNNMIDGKTNEILLAALIDTVEDPSGTAHGIKMPNIKLAAKTGTAQINEEKDKEIAWIVAFTVDQTENPLLVCIALEVPANQGAIKIDIAKKIFETYYNR; encoded by the coding sequence ATGAAAAAATTATATATTCTACTTCTATGCATGGTGTTAATACTTACATCCTGCAGCCAACAAAGTCCCATTGATAGTAGTAAGGCCTTTGTGGAACAGTGGAAGAACGGCAAGTATGATGATATGTACGGGCTTTTATCTGAATCATCTAAAGGAAAAATATCGAAAGAAGATTTTACTTCAAGATACAACAAGATATTTTCAGCAATAGGACTTAAGGATATGGAACAAACCTTCGGAGAAGAGATGGTAGAAAAGGATACTGCATATATACCTGTAGATATCACATTCCATACAAATACCATATCCTCATTTAAACAGAGCTACACCATCCCCCTTGTAAAGGAAAAAAGCGGCTGGAAAATAGACTGGTCTACAAAGTTAATATTCCCTTCATTAGAGGATGACGAAGGTGTATACATAGAAGAGGTACGCCCTAAAAGGGGAAGTATACTGGATAGGTATCAAAATGCCATGGCATTAGATGGAGAAGCCTATACTGTTGGAGCGGTTCCAGGTTCTATACCGGATAAGGAAGAATTTGCAAAAAACCTTGGATCCATCATCGAAGTCACTCCCGATTATATACTAAAGCAATTATCGCAAAAATGGGTAAAGGACGATACCTTCGTACCACTAAAATCCTATCCCATAAATATATCTGACGAATTTAAAAATCAAATATTAGCAGTAAAGGGAGTAAAACTATCTAGCAAGCACATAATCACGAGGCAATATCCCTATGAAGATACTGCTGCCCATATCACTGGTTACGTTCAAAAAGCAAATAAGGAGGATATGGAAAAACACCCAGAGCGGGGATATGATGAAAACAGTCTTATAGGCAGAAGTGGTATAGAACGATCTATGAACGATATATTATCTGGGAAAAAAGGATATACCATATATATAAAAGACAAAGATAAAAAGAAGAAATCTGACATAGCAAAACTTGATGTAGAACATGGCGACAATGTAGTATTATCCATAGATGGAGAGCTCCAAACACTATCTAGCAAACTTTTAGATGGTCAAAAGGGCTCCATAGTAGTCCTTCAACCCATAACCGGAGAAGTACTCACCATGGCAAGCAATCCATCCTATGATCCTAATCCGTTCCCGCTTGGGATATCCTCATCCCAGTGGGAAGCCCTTTCAAATAATGAGGATAAACCCTTTGTAAACCGTGCTATTTCCGCCTATACACCTGGTTCAACCCTAAAACCGTTTATAGCTGCAATGGGGCTTACCGAAGGGGCCATTACACCCCATACCATAGTAGAAGAAGCTAAAAACACTACATGGCGCCCTTCCGATGAATGGGGTGATAGGGCAATACACCGTACTCCACATCCTGATGGGCCTGTAAATCTTAGAAATGCCATCGTATGGTCGGATAATATATATTTTGCATGGACAGCCCTAAATCTCGGTGGACCTAATATAGAAAAGTATGCAAAGCTATACAGCTTTGGCGTAGATGTACCATTTCCATTGCAGGTTGCCCCTTCCCAAATAAAAAAAGGTGCATCCCCATGGATCGAACCATTAGTTGCCGACACTGGTTATGGTCAGGGAGAGGTTCTTATATCTCCCTTGCAGCTTGCATCTATGTATACGGTATTCTCCAATAATGGCAGCATGGTATGGCCCAAACTGGTAAATAAGACTACCGATTCAGAAGAAAATATAAAATCCTCATTTGGACGGAATATGGCTCGAAATAATATGATAGATGGGAAAACCAATGAGATATTACTTGCAGCCCTTATAGACACAGTTGAGGATCCAAGCGGTACAGCCCATGGCATTAAAATGCCAAATATAAAATTAGCCGCAAAAACCGGTACAGCCCAAATAAATGAAGAAAAAGACAAGGAAATAGCATGGATAGTAGCTTTTACAGTAGATCAAACAGAAAACCCCCTGCTCGTATGCATAGCACTTGAAGTACCAGCAAATCAGGGGGCAATAAAGATAGATATTGCTAAAAAAATATTCGAAACATATTATAATAGATAA